CGAACCGGGCCGCGACACGAGGCGAGGTCGAGAAGCTCGCCCTCTATGCCGGGCGGGGCGGCCAGCTCTCGCTGGACGACGTGCGGATGTGCATCGGGGACGCGGCGGGCGTGTCGCTGGAAGACGCGGCCTTCGCCGCGACAGCGGGCGACCGGGCCGGCGCGGATATCGCGATCGAGCGCGCGCTGGCCGAGGGCACCAGCCCGATCGCGGTCGCCCGGTCGCTGCTGTCGCACCTGCACCGGCTGCGGCGCGCGCGAATCGCCATGGATGGCGGCCAGAGCCGCGCCGACGCCATGCGCGGCCTGCGCCCGCCCGTCTTCTTCAAGCGGACCGATGCCTTCGGCCAGGCCCTTTCCCTGTGGACGGCCGCCCGCCTGATGGAGGCCGCCGAACAGACCCAGCGCCTGGAACTGGAGTGCAAGCAGACCGGCGCCCCGGACCTCGCGCTCTGCCGCCGCCATATCGCGCGCCTGGCCGCGACCGCGATGGCGGGGCGCCGCCGGTGACCTGCGCGCTTGCCCGAACCGTCCCGCTCGGCTAGAAGCGTCGTGTGTGTCCGCGTAGCTCAGCAGGATAGAGCACAGGATTCCTGGTTTTCAAATTGGGCGTCATGATGGGAAACCGCATGACGGATCCGCTCAAATTCGGGGAACGCTCTGACCGCGCGGTCGTGCCGATCCCGAGCCAAGCCCGGCGCCTGCCGGGACGGTGTAGAGACTGGACGGGCGGCACCTGTCGGCCTTCGGGCCCAGGGTGAAGGGACAGTCCAGACCACGAACGCCATCGACGATGGCGGCGGCGAAAGCCGAAGTGGGATGAATCCTGGGGCCGTGGGTTCGAATCCCGCCGCGGACACCACACCCTCCGTGCGGTGCTGGACAATTTCCATCACAGCGCCGTGACTTTTCCCGGAATTACCCTGCCACCCAACGATCCAGCTCCGGATTCATCTGGCGCTGTCCGCTTGCCTTGCGCATCCGGCTCGACCAAACAACGAATTGAAGAAGACCCGGCAGAATCCGTATGCATCGCAAAAGGGACCGGGATCGTTCACCTTGGACCCGATAAGCCATGGATGTCCTGGGCGTGATCGGGTGGAACCGGTGCCCCTCCGTTTCGCCGCTTTTCGGTTCCGCCAGCCCTTTTCCCCCCGTCTCGATCGCGTTACATCCTGATTCATTGGTCGCATTTGGAATTATATCCCTTCATGCAGAATCGTTCCATGCCTGGGCACATTACCGATACTCCGGAAGACCCCATCGCCATCATCGGTGCTTCCTGCCGTCTGCCCGGCGCGACGGACCTTGAAGGTCTCTGGCACCTTCTGGACGAGGAACGCGAAAGCGTCAGGCCGCTTCCGGGCGACCGGTTTCCCCTGCGGGATTTCTGGCACCCGCGGCGGGGCGAGGCCGGGAAATTCTATGCGACGCACGCCGCGACCCTGGACAATGTCGAACTGTTCGACGCCGCGTTCTTCGGCATTTCGGCGCGCGAGGCCCGGCAGATCGACCCGCAGCAGCGCCTGCTGCTGGAACTGGCGTGGGAAGCGCTGGAGGATGCCGGGACGACGTCCGAGAGGATCGCGACGGCCGGTGTCTATATCGGCGCCTCGGGGCTGGAATATGCCAACCAGCGCCTGACCGACCCGGCGAACGGCGACGCCTATTTCATGCCGGGCAACACGCTCAGCATCTTCGCCAACCGTATCTCCCACGCCCTTGGCCTGCGCGGGCCGAGCATGACGGTCGACACCGCCTGCTCGTCCTCGCTGTTCGCCCTGCACAGCGCGTGCGAGGATCTGCGCGCCGGCCGTATCGACGCGGCCCTGGTGGGCGGCGTCAGCATGCTGCTGTCGCCCTATCCGTTCATCGGCTTCTGCGCGGCGGGCATGCTGTCCCCGAAGGGACGGTGCCATTCGTTCAGCGCCGATGCCGACGGCTATGTGCGCGGCGAAGGCGGGGCCATGGTCCTGCTGAAGCCCCTGTCGGCCGCCCAGCGCGACGGGGACGACATTCGCGCGGTCATTCTCCGCACCGCTGTCAATGCCGACGGGCGGACGCCGGGCCTGACCTTCCCCAGCGCCAAGGCCCAGGCCGCCCTGCTGCGGGACATTTACGACCAGGCCGGAATCTCGCCCGACCGGCTCGCCTTCGTCGAGGCCCACGGCACCGGCACCCCGGCCGGGGACCCCGTGGAAACGAAGGCGCTGGGCAGCGTGCTGGGCCAGGCGCGCGCCACGCCGCTGCCGATCGGGTCGGTGAAGACCAATGTCGGGCATCTGGAGCCCGCGTCGGGGCTGGTCAGCCTGCTGAAGGCGATGCTGGCGCTGCAGAAGCGGCGCCTGCCGGCCTCGCTGCATTGCGAAAATCCCAGTCCGGCCATCCCGTTCGCGGACCTCAACCTGGATGTGGTGACGAAGGCCCGGCCGCTCGGCGAGGGCGAACTGATCGCCGGCGTCAACAATTTCGGCTTCGGGGGCGCCAACGCCCACGCGATCCTGGCCACCGCCCCGGCCGGGGCCGCCGATCAGGCTGCCCGCCCGTCCGCGCCCGAGGCCGCGCCGGGCCGCGCCGTGCCGTTGCTGCTGTCCGCCCGGTCCGAGGCCGGATTGCGCGACCTGGCACGGATCTGGTCCGCCAGATCGTGGAGCGACGCCGACCTGCGCGGCGTCGCGACCCGCCGCGCCCACCTGCCCTATCGCCTGGGCGTTCCCGGCGGGAATGCGGCGGACATGCGCGCGTCCCTGGCGACCTGGGTGGACTCGCGGGTCCATCCCGATGTGGTGACCGGACAGGCCCTGGCCCAGGGGCGCACGGTGTTCGTCTTTTCCGGCAACGGCACCCAGTTTTCGGGAATGGGGCAGGAACTGCTGGAGATCAGCGCCCCGTTCGCCGCCGGCATCGCCGAGGCCGACGCGGCGCTGCGCCCGCATCTCGGCTGGTCGGTGCTGGAGACGATGCGGTCGGGCGACTGGTCGGCCGAACCGGCGGACATCGCGCAGCCGATGCTGTTCGCCTTCCAGATCGGCGTCCTGCGCGGCCTGGAACGGCAGGGCGTGCGGGCGGATATCGCGATCGGCCATAGCGTGGGCGAAATCGCGGCGGCCTTCTACGCCGGGATGCTGGACATGGAAGAGGCCGCGCGCATCGTCGTCCTGCGCAGCCGTCACCAGGCGGCAGCGCCCGGCGGCGGCATGGCCGCGCTGCATGGCGATTTGGAGGAGGCGACGCGCCTGCTGAAGCAGGCCGCGCCGGAACTGGAAATCGCGGCTTTCAACGCGCCGAACGCCCTGGCCGTCGCGGGCGATCTGGACGCGCTGGACCGGCTGGAGGCGGCGAACGCCGGCACGGCGCTGCAGATCCACCGGCTGAAGGTCGGGTACGCCTATCACAGCAGCCGGATGGACCCGATCTCGACCCCGCTGGTCCAGGACCTGGGCGCCATCACCGCACGCCTGCCGGAGCGGGTGCTGATCTCGACCGTGACGGGCCAGCCGGTGACCGCGACGTTCGACGCCGAGTATTGGTGGCGCAACGTCCGCGCGCCGGTCCTCTTCGCCGAATCCGTGCGCCAGGCGGCCGCCCAGGGCGGCGCCATCTTCATCGAGATCAGCCCGCGCCCGGTCCTGCAGCATTACCTGCGCGAGATCCTGCGGGACAGCGACGTGCAGTTCCGGGCCATACCGGCGGTGCCGGCCCGGGTCACCACCGACCCGTTCCCCCGCGCGGCCCTGGCCTGCTTTGCCGCGGGCGGCGATATCCTGTCGGCGTCGTGCTTCACTGGCCCGGCCCAGGTCCGTGGCCTGCCCGGCGTCCAGTGGCAGCGCGAGCGCCACTGGTACACCCCGACCGAAGACGCGTCCGTGGTCCTGTGCGACCAGCAGAACACCCATCCCCTGCTGGGCGCGCGCGGCAAGGCGGATCCGAACGAGTGGATCGCGCATCTGGACGGCGCGGTGCAGCCCTGGCTGGCCGACCACAAGGTCGGCGATACCATCGTCCTGGCCGCGGCCTGCATGATCGAATTCGCCTTCACCGCCGCGCGGGCGGCATGGCCGGCGGCGCAGGTGCTGGAACTGCGCGACTTCCAGATCATGCGCCCGATCATCATCGAACCGGCACAGTTGCGTGAAATCCGGGTCCGGCTGGCAGCGGACGGCACGATCACCCTCGACAGCCGGCCGAGGCTGGCCCACGCGGTCTGGACGCGCCATGCGACCACACGGGCCGGCGTGGCACCTGTCCCCCCTGCGGCGCTGCCGCCCGCCGCCACCGATTCCATGCTGGCGGGGGATGCGCTGTATGCCACGGCGCGTGCCGCCGGGCTGGCCTACGGGCCGGCCTTCCAGCGCGTCGCCGCCACGTCCATGGCCGAAGGCCGGGTCGAGGTGACATTGACCGGGCACGCCCCGATGGCGGGCCTGACGCTGGACCCGACGGCGCTGGACGGCACCTTCCAGGGGCTGGTCGGACTGGCCGTCAACCATGCCGGGGCCGGAACCGAATCCACGGATGCGCCGCTGCCCCGCAAGTTCGGCGTGATCCGCCTGGACCTGACGGCGGCGGAACCGGTCCGTGGACAGGCCACCGTCATGACGTCCGGCCCGCGCGAGACCGAGGCCGATATCGTCATGCTGGACGGCGACGGGCGCGCGGTGCTGTCGGCCACCGCCTGCTGGTTCACCCGCATGCCGGGCGAACGCCCCACCCCGGTGGCCGAGCGCAGCTTCCATGAAATCTGGCTGCCGTCGCCCCTCACCCCCGCCCCGTTGTCCGACGACCGCTTCCTGGCCCTGCGTCCGGTCATGGAAACACCGGCCGGCGACGCGGACGACAAGGATGCCGGCCTTCTGGCCCAGGCCTTCCTGACCGCCTGCGACGCGCCCGCGGGCGATGCACCCCAGGGCGAGACACCAGACGTCACGCGCGTCTGGCAGACCCTGTTCCTGGACCTGCCGCAATGGCTGCCGGCGGCGCTGCTGCTGGCCTGGGTGGGCGAACGGCGCGGCAAAGCCCCTCTCCACGAAGCGATGCCGGGCGACGACGCCTTTCCCGACATCGCGTTCCGGCAGTTGCTGTCCGGCCGTGCCGCCGAACTGGCGGCGGCGCAGATCGCCGACGCCATTGCCGCCTATACGCGCGACTGGCCGCAGGACCGCCCGATACGCGTGCTGGAACTGCATGCCGACCGGGGTACCCTGACCCGCCAACTGGCCCCGCGCCTGGCCGGACTGCCGGGGAGCCTGGATTACACGATCCTGGAACCCAA
This genomic stretch from Gluconacetobacter diazotrophicus PA1 5 harbors:
- the holA gene encoding DNA polymerase III subunit delta, whose amino-acid sequence is MKIDARSVARILREPGALRVILLHGDDSGLIRERARLAATAIAPNLDDPFRVAVLDRDAADRLDEEIFALSLAGGRRVVWVRDGGDSLTAPLKASLARPSDTLVIVEAPGLASRARLRALAEAQADCAAIACYPEEGRALEASIRQMLAEEDIRIDPDALSWFAGLLGPNRAATRGEVEKLALYAGRGGQLSLDDVRMCIGDAAGVSLEDAAFAATAGDRAGADIAIERALAEGTSPIAVARSLLSHLHRLRRARIAMDGGQSRADAMRGLRPPVFFKRTDAFGQALSLWTAARLMEAAEQTQRLELECKQTGAPDLALCRRHIARLAATAMAGRRR
- a CDS encoding type I polyketide synthase — its product is MPGHITDTPEDPIAIIGASCRLPGATDLEGLWHLLDEERESVRPLPGDRFPLRDFWHPRRGEAGKFYATHAATLDNVELFDAAFFGISAREARQIDPQQRLLLELAWEALEDAGTTSERIATAGVYIGASGLEYANQRLTDPANGDAYFMPGNTLSIFANRISHALGLRGPSMTVDTACSSSLFALHSACEDLRAGRIDAALVGGVSMLLSPYPFIGFCAAGMLSPKGRCHSFSADADGYVRGEGGAMVLLKPLSAAQRDGDDIRAVILRTAVNADGRTPGLTFPSAKAQAALLRDIYDQAGISPDRLAFVEAHGTGTPAGDPVETKALGSVLGQARATPLPIGSVKTNVGHLEPASGLVSLLKAMLALQKRRLPASLHCENPSPAIPFADLNLDVVTKARPLGEGELIAGVNNFGFGGANAHAILATAPAGAADQAARPSAPEAAPGRAVPLLLSARSEAGLRDLARIWSARSWSDADLRGVATRRAHLPYRLGVPGGNAADMRASLATWVDSRVHPDVVTGQALAQGRTVFVFSGNGTQFSGMGQELLEISAPFAAGIAEADAALRPHLGWSVLETMRSGDWSAEPADIAQPMLFAFQIGVLRGLERQGVRADIAIGHSVGEIAAAFYAGMLDMEEAARIVVLRSRHQAAAPGGGMAALHGDLEEATRLLKQAAPELEIAAFNAPNALAVAGDLDALDRLEAANAGTALQIHRLKVGYAYHSSRMDPISTPLVQDLGAITARLPERVLISTVTGQPVTATFDAEYWWRNVRAPVLFAESVRQAAAQGGAIFIEISPRPVLQHYLREILRDSDVQFRAIPAVPARVTTDPFPRAALACFAAGGDILSASCFTGPAQVRGLPGVQWQRERHWYTPTEDASVVLCDQQNTHPLLGARGKADPNEWIAHLDGAVQPWLADHKVGDTIVLAAACMIEFAFTAARAAWPAAQVLELRDFQIMRPIIIEPAQLREIRVRLAADGTITLDSRPRLAHAVWTRHATTRAGVAPVPPAALPPAATDSMLAGDALYATARAAGLAYGPAFQRVAATSMAEGRVEVTLTGHAPMAGLTLDPTALDGTFQGLVGLAVNHAGAGTESTDAPLPRKFGVIRLDLTAAEPVRGQATVMTSGPRETEADIVMLDGDGRAVLSATACWFTRMPGERPTPVAERSFHEIWLPSPLTPAPLSDDRFLALRPVMETPAGDADDKDAGLLAQAFLTACDAPAGDAPQGETPDVTRVWQTLFLDLPQWLPAALLLAWVGERRGKAPLHEAMPGDDAFPDIAFRQLLSGRAAELAAAQIADAIAAYTRDWPQDRPIRVLELHADRGTLTRQLAPRLAGLPGSLDYTILEPNRERQARLRPTVLAHLPGIVLAETVPAGAYDVLVAYTPGLHGIVPAAILAQADRLAPGGLILVAEAAEDGGWGVLRDLSADPLTTIAAWRDLPHRLRAVAESTPSQAPFPLALLAAVAAEAEDPLAAAPEPAPVLPPVRLSYAPEGHEDDETALTARAMLALAEDARQAAEAGERLAVVTRDAARTPHEAARTALARTIANEFPSLRCRRIDLSAAMTEAGTEEAVRAECASTDDEREVRWTPDGRVVRRLRESLPDRAAAPASEPVRLIQPVPGPLDRLCWTPEARTAPGPRDVVIDVRASGLNYRDVLSAIGMLPDELLLDGFAGATLGMECTGVVEAVGDQVTDLSPGDRVMALSAAAHSSRVVTDRRSVLPLPDWLSFAAGATVPVAYLTVLYALETVGALRAGETVLIHGAAGGVGLAAIQYASHVGARIIATAGSPAKRAALRRLGIETVLDSRSLRFGADVLAATNGQCVDAVLNALSGEAMERSLELLRPFGRFLELGKRDFLANTRVGIGPLRQNVSYHAIDVDALVRHRPELVGTLTQRLHALLEEGALGPLPHTSFPAAAATDAFALMRTSAHVGKIVLTMGPVHLPPDLDVPADRTVLVTGGTGGFGARAALWLVKRGARHLVLVSRRGPAADGVADLRATLLDAGALRVEIRACDVTDPAALASLVGDIRATMPPLGGVVHAAVTVADGLVSTLTEEQVATSVQAKLGGALALDRLTRDDPLSLFLIFSSATITLGAPGQGAYVAANAAVEAMIRRRRDSGLPGCAVRWGPIADSGFLERNAAAREALDRRLGAQSMRSMAALDALPDLLVSSDPCPVLADMDWQATGNMLPILDEPLFGAVARRRDEDSDTGDLMTLLAGATEEQRREIVADLILGELTRIMQTDREALPLDQPLAELGMDSLTAVELALGLERRLGVSLPGFAWQEMTVRRVARQVSALLGAGGQDAAVTPDEAVLDRHLSAEERQAASASSEPVSQNNEELTT